A region of Sulfurimonas sp. DNA encodes the following proteins:
- the rpsP gene encoding 30S ribosomal protein S16 has product MTVIRLTRMGRKKQPFYRIAVTDSRKRRDGGWIELIGHYNPMTKVIVVDNERVDYWLSVGAQMSSRVKKITGR; this is encoded by the coding sequence ATGACAGTAATTAGACTTACTCGTATGGGAAGAAAAAAACAACCATTTTATCGTATCGCGGTAACAGATAGCCGTAAGCGTAGAGATGGTGGTTGGATTGAACTTATTGGACATTATAATCCCATGACAAAAGTAATAGTTGTAGACAATGAAAGAGTTGACTACTGGTTAAGCGTTGGTGCTCAAATGAGTAGCAGAGTTAAAAAGATAACTGGTCGTTAA